A genomic region of Candidatus Binatia bacterium contains the following coding sequences:
- a CDS encoding pantothenate kinase, with the protein MIVGIDIGGSTTDAVLLDGNVRVVTVEANDPVAAAAGALGKLVSDLQHRLSDVTAIAATGGGARRLGDSLLGIPVHKISEITAIGVGGSTLAQKREALVVSMGTGTAIVAVKGDDIVHVSGTGVGGGTLLGLSKHLLNVARLETLETMAARGDLSRIDLTVGDVAGGPVGNLSADATASNFGKLSSDVTPEDKARALINMIAEVIVALSITAARASGLRDIVLTGKLVRVKPFVERITATRFLFERHFIIPPHAEFATAIGAARSLQRTVEKT; encoded by the coding sequence ATGATCGTTGGCATCGACATTGGGGGTTCCACCACCGACGCCGTGCTGCTCGACGGCAACGTGCGGGTGGTGACGGTGGAGGCGAATGATCCGGTCGCGGCCGCCGCCGGCGCCTTGGGGAAGCTGGTCAGCGATCTGCAGCATCGCTTGAGCGACGTGACCGCCATCGCGGCAACCGGCGGCGGCGCCCGCCGACTCGGCGACAGTCTGCTGGGGATTCCGGTGCACAAGATCTCCGAGATCACCGCCATCGGCGTCGGCGGCTCGACCTTGGCGCAGAAGCGCGAAGCCTTGGTCGTCTCCATGGGGACGGGAACGGCAATCGTTGCCGTGAAGGGTGACGACATCGTTCATGTGAGCGGCACTGGCGTCGGCGGCGGCACGCTGCTGGGTTTGTCGAAACATCTCCTCAACGTCGCGCGGCTGGAGACGCTGGAGACTATGGCGGCGCGCGGCGATCTGTCGCGCATCGACCTCACCGTCGGCGATGTGGCCGGCGGACCGGTCGGCAACCTGTCCGCCGATGCTACTGCCAGCAACTTTGGCAAGCTGTCTTCCGACGTGACGCCGGAAGACAAGGCGCGCGCCCTGATCAACATGATCGCCGAGGTCATCGTGGCGCTCAGCATCACTGCGGCCCGTGCCAGCGGGCTACGGGACATCGTGCTCACCGGCAAGCTGGTCCGCGTCAAGCCGTTCGTCGAGCGCATCACCGCCACCCGTTTCCTGTTCGAACGGCACTTCATCATTCCGCCGCACGCCGAGTTCGCCACCGCCATCGGCGCCGCGCGCAGCCTGCAACGAACAGTGGAGAAGACCTGA
- a CDS encoding GNAT family N-acetyltransferase, whose amino-acid sequence MQSPAEKALPIIESFDEKQFYLDEFRGHTLVFSLALEELSRDEDYERVAGIARELLTNNTRVLILVPTPDSGRGEQVLRRLQRRLGPLIFSDDTIPLFADRRSRASAFLQLQPDAFASPATTSALLTTIWSVLRRGPLFVGVIGGVSQAAATFLAQEIAVRLRVHKLVLVEPEGGVVGADSHQLSFLDETMLTALLRAGQAEWAGLAARRSTFDAVRAALLGGVSSVNLCSLAGTARELFTYEGSGTLFTLADYCRIERTGIDDFEEVERLIERGQREGVLKLRTADEVAAMLVNAYGATIGAHHLAGICALITAPYAAERVGEIVGLYAITRFKGEGVGGRLIARVLADARAAELDYVFACTTEERAQAFFERQGFRRVGIGDVPAAKWVGYDAQRKAQVAVYRLEL is encoded by the coding sequence ATGCAGAGTCCGGCCGAAAAAGCACTCCCGATCATCGAGTCGTTCGATGAAAAACAGTTCTACCTCGACGAGTTTCGGGGACACACGCTGGTGTTTTCTCTCGCACTCGAAGAGCTGTCGCGCGATGAGGATTACGAGCGGGTGGCGGGGATCGCGCGCGAGCTGTTGACCAACAATACCCGTGTGCTCATCCTGGTCCCCACGCCCGATAGTGGCCGGGGGGAGCAGGTCCTGCGGCGACTGCAGCGGCGTCTCGGCCCCCTCATTTTCAGCGACGACACCATCCCGCTCTTTGCCGACCGGCGGTCGCGGGCCTCGGCGTTCCTTCAGCTGCAGCCGGACGCCTTCGCCTCGCCGGCCACCACCTCGGCGTTGCTGACAACGATCTGGTCAGTGTTGCGCCGAGGGCCGCTCTTCGTGGGCGTCATCGGCGGGGTGAGCCAGGCCGCGGCGACCTTCTTGGCGCAAGAGATCGCCGTGCGGTTGCGCGTACACAAGCTGGTCTTGGTGGAGCCGGAAGGCGGTGTCGTCGGTGCGGACAGCCATCAGCTCTCATTCTTGGACGAAACGATGCTGACCGCCCTGCTGCGGGCCGGCCAGGCGGAGTGGGCGGGCTTAGCCGCCCGGCGCTCTACATTCGACGCGGTGCGCGCCGCGCTGCTTGGCGGCGTCAGCTCGGTGAATCTGTGCTCGCTGGCCGGCACCGCCCGCGAACTCTTCACCTACGAGGGCTCGGGAACGTTGTTCACCCTCGCCGACTACTGCCGCATCGAGCGGACCGGTATCGATGATTTCGAAGAGGTCGAGCGGTTGATCGAACGCGGGCAGCGCGAAGGCGTGCTGAAGTTGCGGACGGCCGACGAAGTGGCCGCCATGTTGGTCAACGCATACGGCGCCACCATTGGCGCGCACCACTTGGCGGGCATCTGCGCCTTGATCACCGCACCCTACGCGGCAGAGCGCGTCGGCGAGATCGTCGGCCTCTACGCCATCACGCGCTTCAAGGGCGAGGGCGTCGGTGGACGCCTGATCGCGCGCGTGCTTGCCGATGCGCGTGCCGCCGAACTCGACTACGTCTTCGCCTGCACGACGGAGGAGCGAGCGCAAGCATTCTTCGAGCGGCAAGGCTTTCGGCGTGTGGGCATCGGCGACGTGCCCGCCGCCAAATGGGTGGGGTACGATGCCCAGCGCAAGGCACAGGTCGCCGTGTACCGGCTTGAGCTGTGA
- a CDS encoding MBL fold metallo-hydrolase, whose product MARRLLAGLGILLLLIVGFVGYRAYRFLYTETVKIDDRFYVVLGGGGNTAVLIGDDGVLVVDPKFWSPGRGLAKIIRSLTDKPVKVIINTHYHSDHTHGNANYAPGTDVIAQRRTRAHLLARDEKFWEVEPAWNLLPNDLVDEERELQFGDESIRITHPGRGHTDGDIVVYFAKRHILHTGDFFLHDMYPFIDLRAGGSARQWVASLDRVLALTAAEQFIPGHGPLSTRADVERFHSYLRSLVSQVEGQVGQGKSLAATQAAVDLRQYDDFQGIPFFTSRAQNIGWVYEELKNP is encoded by the coding sequence ATGGCGCGTCGCCTTTTGGCTGGTCTTGGGATCCTCTTGCTGCTGATTGTAGGGTTCGTCGGCTACCGCGCCTACCGGTTTCTGTACACCGAGACGGTCAAGATCGACGACCGCTTCTATGTTGTCCTCGGCGGTGGTGGGAATACTGCCGTGCTGATCGGCGATGACGGTGTGCTCGTGGTCGATCCGAAGTTCTGGAGCCCGGGTCGAGGGCTGGCGAAGATCATCCGTTCGCTCACCGACAAGCCCGTCAAGGTCATCATCAATACGCACTACCATTCCGACCACACGCACGGGAACGCCAATTACGCCCCGGGCACCGATGTGATCGCTCAACGCCGCACCCGTGCGCATTTGTTGGCACGGGACGAAAAGTTCTGGGAGGTCGAGCCGGCCTGGAACCTGCTGCCGAATGATTTGGTGGACGAGGAGAGAGAGCTCCAGTTTGGCGATGAGTCGATCCGTATCACCCATCCCGGCCGCGGGCATACCGACGGCGACATCGTGGTGTATTTCGCCAAGCGACACATCCTGCACACCGGCGATTTCTTCCTCCATGACATGTACCCGTTCATCGACCTGCGCGCTGGCGGCTCGGCACGGCAGTGGGTGGCGAGCCTCGATCGGGTGCTAGCTCTCACCGCCGCGGAGCAATTCATCCCCGGGCACGGTCCGCTCTCGACCCGTGCCGACGTGGAGAGGTTTCACAGCTACCTGCGCAGTCTCGTATCCCAGGTCGAGGGACAGGTCGGACAGGGTAAATCCCTCGCTGCGACCCAGGCCGCGGTCGACTTGCGCCAGTACGATGATTTTCAGGGGATTCCATTCTTCACGTCACGCGCCCAGAATATCGGATGGGTGTACGAGGAGCTGAAAAATCCATGA
- a CDS encoding NAD(P)H-quinone oxidoreductase translates to MKAIIFDKPGTEEVLTIREVPSPLLGPEDIRIRVCATAVNRADLLQRQGLYPPPPGASPVLGLECAGEVIEVGEAVTGWRIGGRAMALLSGGGYAQQVVVHHGSAMHVPAALSFEEAGALPEVFLTAFLNLFQLGELKAGGTALVHGGGSGVGTASIILLREAGVGCLVTAGSEDKCRRCRDLGADLAINYRTGDFAPPVRDATGGRGVDVVLDSIGGQYLASNLECLATDGRLVIIGLIGGAKAEINLAALLLRRLRVIGSTLRARPVAEKAEIVSGFLRRFGEALQAGRIKPVIDRVLPLEQAAEAHCVVQSSVHFGKVVLRVSS, encoded by the coding sequence ATGAAAGCCATCATCTTCGACAAGCCGGGAACGGAGGAGGTCCTGACGATCAGAGAGGTTCCATCTCCGCTGCTGGGTCCGGAAGACATCCGCATTCGAGTTTGTGCGACCGCTGTCAACCGGGCTGACCTCCTGCAACGCCAGGGCTTGTACCCGCCGCCGCCCGGTGCATCTCCGGTTCTCGGTCTCGAATGCGCCGGTGAAGTGATCGAGGTCGGGGAAGCGGTGACCGGCTGGAGGATTGGCGGCCGCGCCATGGCGCTCCTGTCGGGCGGTGGGTACGCGCAACAAGTGGTGGTGCATCACGGCTCCGCCATGCACGTGCCGGCGGCATTGAGCTTCGAAGAAGCCGGGGCGCTGCCGGAGGTCTTCCTCACGGCATTTCTGAACCTGTTCCAGCTCGGCGAACTCAAGGCCGGCGGCACCGCTTTGGTGCACGGCGGCGGCAGCGGTGTGGGTACGGCGTCGATCATCCTGCTGCGCGAGGCGGGCGTAGGTTGCCTGGTCACCGCAGGGAGCGAGGACAAGTGCCGGCGTTGCCGCGACCTCGGCGCCGACCTCGCCATCAATTACCGTACTGGCGATTTTGCCCCGCCGGTGCGTGATGCCACCGGCGGCCGCGGCGTTGACGTGGTGCTGGATTCCATTGGGGGCCAGTACCTGGCCTCGAATCTGGAATGCCTGGCCACAGATGGGCGCTTGGTGATCATCGGCCTCATCGGTGGCGCCAAGGCCGAGATCAATCTGGCGGCCTTGCTTCTGCGCCGGTTGCGCGTGATCGGTTCGACGCTGCGCGCGCGTCCCGTCGCTGAGAAGGCCGAGATAGTGTCTGGTTTTCTGCGGCGCTTCGGCGAAGCGCTCCAGGCCGGACGCATCAAGCCCGTCATTGATCGTGTCCTGCCGCTGGAGCAGGCGGCAGAAGCCCATTGCGTGGTGCAGTCCAGCGTGCATTTCGGCAAAGTGGTGCTGCGAGTCTCGTCCTGA
- a CDS encoding CoA transferase, producing MSMPLEGIRVVDWTIWQQGPVCSAMLGDLGAEVIKIEERERGDPGRGMVRMSGVDMKDRPNFYFEANNRNKKGLTLDLKKPAGRDILYQLVAKSDVFVQNFRLGVAARLGLDYATLRQHNPWLIYASATGYGPEGPESGDPSFDQLGLARSGIMLAAGEPDMPPLQIAGGIADQMGGIMLAYGVLAALLARERFGVGQEVDASHLGSMLMLQGLSVAARLMMGFAIPRVPRKYASNPLWNHYRCGDGAWICLGMLQPDRYWADFCRVLGRPELADDERFTDLRARAANAGAAIEILDEVFAGRPREEWLRMLRAGGDFIFTVVNSVDDLPNDPQVRANDYIVDFEHPQFGTTQVVGIPVRLRETPGSVRLPAPEFGQHTEEILSGLLGYDWEHIAALKDQEVI from the coding sequence ATGTCCATGCCGCTGGAAGGGATTCGCGTGGTCGACTGGACCATTTGGCAACAAGGCCCCGTGTGTTCTGCCATGCTCGGGGACCTGGGCGCGGAGGTGATCAAGATCGAAGAACGGGAACGCGGCGACCCCGGCCGCGGCATGGTCAGGATGAGCGGGGTCGACATGAAAGACCGCCCGAACTTCTATTTCGAGGCCAACAACCGCAACAAGAAGGGCCTCACGCTCGACCTGAAAAAGCCGGCGGGGCGCGACATCCTGTACCAGCTGGTGGCGAAGTCGGACGTCTTTGTGCAGAACTTCCGCCTCGGCGTGGCGGCGCGGCTCGGGCTCGATTACGCCACCCTGCGCCAGCATAACCCGTGGCTCATCTATGCCAGCGCCACAGGTTACGGCCCCGAAGGGCCGGAGAGCGGCGATCCCTCGTTCGATCAGCTCGGTCTGGCGCGGTCCGGCATTATGCTGGCGGCGGGCGAACCCGACATGCCGCCGCTGCAGATTGCCGGCGGCATCGCCGATCAGATGGGCGGCATCATGCTGGCCTACGGCGTGCTCGCCGCCCTTCTGGCGCGCGAGCGGTTCGGCGTCGGACAGGAGGTCGACGCCTCGCATCTCGGCAGCATGCTGATGCTGCAAGGTCTGAGCGTCGCCGCCCGCCTGATGATGGGCTTCGCCATCCCGCGCGTGCCGCGCAAGTACGCCTCCAACCCCCTGTGGAATCACTACCGCTGCGGCGACGGCGCATGGATCTGCCTGGGCATGCTGCAGCCGGACCGCTACTGGGCCGATTTTTGCCGTGTCTTGGGACGGCCCGAGCTGGCCGATGATGAGCGCTTCACCGACTTGCGTGCGCGCGCGGCCAATGCCGGTGCGGCGATCGAGATTCTCGATGAGGTGTTCGCCGGCCGGCCGCGCGAGGAGTGGTTGCGCATGTTGCGCGCTGGGGGCGATTTCATCTTCACGGTGGTGAACAGTGTCGATGACCTCCCCAACGATCCGCAGGTGCGCGCCAATGATTACATCGTCGATTTCGAACACCCGCAGTTCGGGACGACCCAGGTCGTTGGCATTCCGGTGCGGCTGCGCGAGACCCCCGGATCGGTGCGTCTGCCGGCTCCGGAATTCGGACAACACACCGAGGAGATTCTTTCCGGCCTGCTCGGGTACGACTGGGAGCACATTGCCGCCCTCAAAGATCAGGAGGTGATTTGA
- a CDS encoding RNA-binding protein, producing the protein MGKRLYIGNLGFDVTSKELEDLFAEAGTCESVTIVTDRATGQSRGFGFVEMASDADAQKAIQSFDGKDFKGRALKVNEAREREGGGGGGGRGGGGRGGRY; encoded by the coding sequence ATGGGAAAGAGACTGTACATCGGTAATCTCGGGTTCGACGTGACCAGCAAAGAGCTGGAAGATCTGTTCGCGGAAGCGGGCACCTGCGAATCCGTCACCATCGTCACCGATCGCGCTACGGGACAGTCCCGTGGTTTCGGTTTCGTGGAAATGGCCTCGGACGCTGACGCGCAAAAGGCCATTCAGTCGTTCGACGGCAAAGATTTCAAAGGCCGCGCGCTCAAGGTCAACGAAGCACGCGAGCGCGAAGGCGGCGGCGGTGGTGGTGGCCGCGGCGGTGGTGGTCGCGGCGGCCGCTACTAG
- a CDS encoding crotonase/enoyl-CoA hydratase family protein: protein MTEPAVLYSKEGGLAIVTMNRPAVRNAINAEMLCRLADAWQDINDDPAVRVAILTGAGDEAFCAGADLDRLVRMMQGLRPPEDEFDHRIKDDYSIIYKGLLRNFEVCKPIIAAVKGFCVAGGTEILQATDIRVAAEDAQFAIAEVKWSLFPMGGSTVRLARQIPFCNAMEILLTGERFAAAEAQRLGLINKVVPASQVMAEARRYADIINGNGPLAVQAVKRSVLASLGVPTEQALEKEMELGIPVQMSEDAKEGTRAFKEKRRPVFKGR from the coding sequence ATGACTGAACCTGCAGTGCTGTACAGCAAGGAGGGCGGCCTCGCCATCGTGACCATGAACCGCCCGGCAGTGCGCAATGCCATCAACGCCGAGATGCTCTGCCGCCTTGCCGATGCCTGGCAAGACATCAACGACGATCCGGCTGTCCGTGTGGCCATCCTGACGGGCGCGGGTGACGAGGCGTTCTGCGCCGGGGCCGACCTCGACCGCTTGGTGCGCATGATGCAAGGATTGCGTCCCCCCGAGGACGAGTTCGACCACCGCATCAAGGACGATTACAGCATCATTTATAAAGGCCTGCTCCGCAACTTCGAAGTCTGCAAGCCGATCATCGCCGCGGTGAAGGGCTTTTGTGTGGCCGGTGGCACCGAGATCCTGCAAGCGACCGACATCCGCGTCGCTGCGGAAGATGCCCAGTTTGCGATCGCCGAAGTCAAATGGAGCTTGTTTCCCATGGGCGGCTCCACGGTGCGCCTGGCGCGGCAGATCCCGTTCTGCAACGCCATGGAGATCCTGCTTACCGGCGAGCGCTTCGCCGCAGCCGAAGCGCAGCGCCTCGGTTTGATCAACAAGGTCGTCCCGGCCTCGCAGGTCATGGCCGAGGCGCGCCGCTACGCCGACATCATCAACGGCAACGGGCCGCTGGCCGTGCAGGCGGTGAAGCGCTCGGTGCTGGCCAGCCTTGGTGTGCCGACCGAGCAGGCGCTCGAAAAGGAAATGGAACTCGGCATCCCGGTTCAGATGTCGGAGGACGCCAAAGAAGGCACGCGCGCCTTCAAGGAGAAGCGCCGGCCCGTGTTCAAGGGCCGCTAG
- a CDS encoding YIP1 family protein, which translates to MPNGRRLIERVIAALRLQLPFYLDVSADAAASGQAFVVVLLSGVSNGMGLVPRLGGAGISAGVGAAVLGWLLWTAVVLVVARPFGRRQPGRSLLRALGFGTAPGLFLIVGTVPILGTVVRIVVVPWLVAATALAVQAVYDMSRWRAVLVSVLAFIVYLVLGAVSAYLATG; encoded by the coding sequence ATGCCAAACGGACGCCGGCTGATCGAGCGTGTGATTGCGGCGCTGCGGCTGCAATTGCCCTTTTATCTAGACGTCAGCGCGGACGCCGCGGCTTCGGGGCAAGCGTTCGTGGTCGTTCTGTTGAGCGGCGTGTCGAACGGGATGGGCCTGGTGCCGCGGCTCGGGGGGGCCGGAATTTCCGCCGGAGTGGGGGCGGCGGTGCTGGGGTGGCTGCTGTGGACAGCGGTGGTGCTCGTCGTCGCCAGGCCGTTCGGACGTCGGCAGCCGGGTCGCTCGCTGCTGCGCGCGCTCGGGTTCGGCACGGCCCCCGGGCTGTTTCTGATCGTCGGCACCGTGCCGATCCTCGGCACGGTGGTGCGCATCGTCGTCGTGCCGTGGTTGGTCGCAGCCACGGCGCTCGCCGTGCAAGCCGTGTACGACATGTCGCGTTGGCGAGCAGTGCTCGTCTCCGTGCTGGCGTTCATCGTGTACCTGGTGTTGGGTGCTGTGTCGGCCTACCTGGCGACCGGGTAG
- a CDS encoding MFS transporter: MTPEVQQQSPATSEALYTRRFWLACSVHFCGAMAMSLYILFPLVVRHFGGSEFIIGVYAGMTGAAAVAARLPVGRWLDTLGRHRVLTIAGLLHVVAWCGFLSIDALGMRSAFFVLVYGLASGSLFATYFTYASDITPVSRRSEGIAMFGIWGMLPNGLGPFLGEFLISRASLHAYFLVAASFAFLSLCLSQLLPETARPATKAPADRLPRITSVRSRGLLFVLCTTFLFGAAVNGVFTFMAPFAQARGRGVVGGFFMSYAFAAVAVRVVTRRLPDRLGLIRVLIPALFLYATGVLLVPHVSGVPTLMLVGAMCGAGHGYAFPIFNVLAIEQVSPAHRGRAVSWLTAMFDLGNTVANPILGAIAEWAGYGVMFTLVGCGVLSAAAAVWWKGGTLSTGQKRAHGGA; encoded by the coding sequence ATGACTCCAGAGGTGCAACAGCAATCACCCGCTACCAGTGAAGCGCTCTACACTCGGCGGTTCTGGCTCGCATGCAGCGTCCACTTCTGCGGCGCCATGGCCATGTCGCTCTACATTCTGTTCCCCCTTGTCGTCCGACACTTCGGGGGCAGCGAATTCATTATCGGGGTATACGCCGGGATGACCGGCGCCGCGGCGGTGGCAGCGCGCCTGCCGGTGGGACGCTGGCTCGATACCTTGGGCCGCCACCGCGTTTTGACCATCGCCGGACTCTTGCATGTCGTCGCGTGGTGCGGCTTTCTCTCCATCGACGCACTCGGGATGCGTTCGGCGTTCTTCGTCCTCGTCTACGGTCTCGCCAGCGGCTCGTTATTCGCCACGTATTTCACCTACGCCAGCGACATCACGCCAGTGAGCCGGCGGTCTGAAGGCATCGCCATGTTCGGCATCTGGGGCATGCTGCCGAACGGGCTGGGGCCGTTCCTCGGTGAATTCCTCATCAGCCGGGCAAGCCTTCACGCCTACTTCCTGGTCGCCGCCAGTTTCGCCTTTCTCTCGCTATGCCTCAGTCAGCTCTTACCCGAAACGGCGCGACCTGCCACCAAAGCGCCCGCCGACCGGCTACCGAGGATTACGAGTGTTCGCAGTCGGGGTTTGCTCTTTGTCCTGTGTACGACCTTTCTGTTCGGCGCAGCCGTGAACGGCGTCTTCACCTTCATGGCCCCTTTCGCGCAGGCACGAGGCCGCGGGGTAGTCGGCGGTTTTTTCATGAGCTACGCCTTCGCCGCGGTGGCCGTCCGGGTGGTGACGCGGCGCTTGCCGGACAGACTCGGCTTGATTCGTGTGCTCATCCCCGCGCTCTTCCTCTACGCCACGGGCGTGCTGTTGGTGCCGCATGTCTCGGGCGTGCCCACCCTCATGCTGGTGGGTGCCATGTGTGGCGCTGGCCACGGATACGCCTTCCCGATCTTCAATGTGCTCGCCATCGAGCAAGTCTCGCCGGCACACCGCGGCCGGGCCGTGAGTTGGCTCACGGCCATGTTCGACCTCGGGAACACCGTTGCCAATCCCATCCTCGGCGCCATTGCGGAATGGGCCGGATACGGAGTGATGTTCACGCTGGTGGGCTGTGGCGTTCTCAGCGCCGCCGCAGCGGTGTGGTGGAAAGGCGGGACGCTTTCAACCGGGCAGAAACGGGCGCATGGTGGCGCCTGA
- a CDS encoding SDR family oxidoreductase: MDINGKVAVITGGGSGIGRATAVRLATEGARVVVADVDQNGAGETVACIEQAGGTAAAIRTDVARPADITAMLEFAEHHFGGLDILHNNAGITTGDPGYPNAGLEQWQRVLDVNLRAVLLGTQLALPLLRRRGGGCIIHTSSMAGLVGWPPDPIYAATKAAVILFTHSMAPFAAENVRINCICPGGVNTPMLQRARQSAREKPPEDLPLLEPAEVADGVVQLVADDSLAGRALLIGPGLRDFAPLPGQ, from the coding sequence ATGGATATCAACGGCAAGGTCGCAGTCATCACCGGAGGCGGGTCCGGCATCGGACGGGCCACGGCGGTGCGTCTGGCCACCGAGGGCGCGCGTGTCGTCGTCGCCGATGTCGACCAGAACGGGGCAGGCGAAACCGTCGCTTGCATCGAGCAAGCGGGTGGGACCGCCGCCGCCATCCGTACGGACGTGGCGCGGCCAGCTGATATCACCGCCATGCTGGAATTTGCCGAACACCATTTCGGCGGGTTGGACATCCTGCACAACAACGCCGGCATCACCACTGGTGACCCCGGCTACCCGAACGCGGGGTTGGAGCAGTGGCAACGCGTCCTCGACGTCAACCTGCGGGCGGTGCTACTCGGCACGCAGCTGGCCTTGCCCTTGCTGCGCCGCCGGGGCGGTGGCTGCATCATCCACACCTCGTCCATGGCCGGTCTGGTCGGCTGGCCGCCGGATCCGATCTACGCCGCCACCAAGGCTGCGGTGATACTGTTCACCCATTCCATGGCGCCGTTTGCCGCCGAGAACGTCCGCATCAACTGCATCTGTCCCGGTGGCGTCAACACCCCCATGCTGCAGCGGGCGCGCCAGAGCGCCAGGGAGAAACCGCCCGAGGATCTCCCCCTGCTGGAGCCCGCGGAGGTCGCCGATGGCGTGGTCCAGCTCGTTGCCGACGACTCGCTTGCCGGGCGCGCGTTACTGATCGGACCCGGGCTGCGCGATTTTGCCCCGCTGCCGGGCCAGTGA
- a CDS encoding molybdopterin-dependent oxidoreductase, protein MTPLKRMPDGSHAPISWPQAVSEIAARLGNIVEQHGPEAFALLGGGGQANHLDFVYAVGFLRPPVLPAPPETRQECIIFYELAKAMGLDYQSNPAFAALEGAIAAGDPAPVLTIIKGLCMLFAMTRQQELLAAGTISTGGNAADEVFQKLLDHPEGVLLCKVDPKRNWEQVRTADQKAVLDRPG, encoded by the coding sequence ATGACTCCACTCAAGCGAATGCCCGACGGCAGCCACGCTCCGATATCGTGGCCCCAAGCCGTCTCGGAGATCGCGGCGCGGCTCGGCAACATCGTTGAGCAGCACGGTCCGGAAGCTTTCGCGCTGCTGGGCGGTGGTGGGCAGGCCAACCATCTGGACTTCGTCTACGCCGTCGGTTTCCTCCGGCCCCCGGTGCTGCCGGCGCCGCCCGAGACCAGGCAGGAGTGCATCATCTTCTACGAGCTTGCCAAGGCGATGGGGCTCGACTACCAATCGAACCCGGCCTTCGCCGCATTGGAAGGGGCAATCGCGGCCGGCGATCCGGCGCCCGTGCTCACGATCATCAAAGGGCTGTGCATGCTGTTCGCGATGACTCGGCAGCAGGAGCTGCTCGCGGCCGGTACGATCAGCACCGGCGGGAATGCGGCCGACGAGGTCTTCCAGAAGCTGCTCGATCACCCGGAGGGTGTACTGCTGTGCAAGGTGGACCCAAAACGGAACTGGGAGCAGGTGCGGACCGCTGATCAGAAGGCCGTTCTCGACCGACCAGGGTGA
- a CDS encoding 4Fe-4S binding protein — MGHLAVQKPYLALQKRLHKNPIGAPAAEELFEILRLRFTEEEAEIGARMPMTPAPLEKLSRRLGQPADKLEAKLERMAEKGLVLDFHTNGKPFYMLAPTVIGFFEFTFMRLHKDLPNKKLADLLSTYMFEDRTFADNAFRGDTQVGRVIAHEKTLTDDLRSEILPYEQASEILKNAKLRAVGLCYCRHKAMHHGNPCKKPMETCTTLNQSADWAIRRGYARKISAEEALDIAALTRDNHMVHIADNVKNNVSYICHCCGCCCGMLKAINHHGIQTAVHTSNFLASVDDEKCKACARCVKACPVMAIDIKPVSFGTATARIDEELCLGCGVCAVSCKNKALSMKARPKRVFTPADNIERLVRAAVERGTIHHMLFDDPDSVTSRGMNLALGALLSLPLTKRLLAVEQIRSTFVRTIVNGAKKQAAADVATTEG, encoded by the coding sequence ATGGGGCATCTCGCGGTCCAAAAACCTTACCTGGCACTGCAGAAACGGCTGCATAAGAACCCGATCGGCGCCCCGGCCGCCGAGGAACTCTTCGAGATCCTGCGGCTGCGCTTCACCGAGGAGGAGGCGGAGATCGGGGCGAGAATGCCCATGACGCCGGCTCCGCTCGAGAAGCTCAGCCGGCGACTGGGGCAGCCAGCGGACAAATTGGAGGCGAAGCTCGAACGCATGGCCGAGAAGGGCCTCGTCCTCGACTTTCATACCAACGGGAAGCCCTTCTACATGCTTGCCCCGACCGTGATCGGCTTCTTTGAGTTTACCTTCATGCGCTTGCATAAGGACCTGCCCAACAAGAAGCTGGCTGACCTGCTTTCCACCTACATGTTCGAGGACAGGACCTTCGCTGACAACGCGTTTCGGGGCGACACGCAGGTCGGCAGAGTGATCGCTCACGAGAAGACGCTGACGGATGATCTGCGCTCTGAAATCTTGCCGTACGAGCAGGCATCGGAGATCTTGAAGAACGCCAAGCTCCGCGCCGTCGGTCTGTGCTACTGCCGTCACAAGGCGATGCACCACGGCAATCCGTGCAAGAAACCGATGGAAACGTGCACGACCTTGAACCAGTCGGCCGACTGGGCGATCCGGCGGGGATACGCCAGAAAAATCTCGGCCGAGGAGGCGCTCGATATCGCTGCCCTGACGCGAGACAACCACATGGTCCACATCGCCGACAATGTGAAGAACAACGTGAGCTACATCTGTCATTGCTGCGGCTGCTGCTGTGGCATGCTCAAGGCGATCAACCACCACGGAATTCAGACTGCCGTACACACCAGCAATTTCCTGGCGAGCGTCGATGACGAGAAGTGCAAGGCGTGCGCCCGCTGCGTCAAAGCCTGCCCGGTCATGGCGATCGACATCAAGCCGGTGAGCTTTGGAACGGCGACGGCGCGCATCGATGAGGAACTATGCCTGGGCTGCGGCGTGTGCGCCGTGTCGTGCAAGAACAAGGCGCTGTCTATGAAGGCTCGCCCCAAGAGGGTGTTCACGCCCGCAGACAACATCGAGCGTCTGGTCAGGGCCGCGGTCGAACGGGGCACCATCCATCATATGCTGTTCGACGATCCGGATAGCGTGACCAGCCGGGGCATGAATCTCGCGCTCGGGGCTTTGCTTTCCCTTCCCCTCACCAAACGGCTCCTGGCTGTCGAGCAGATACGGTCGACTTTCGTAAGGACGATCGTCAATGGCGCGAAGAAACAAGCGGCTGCTGACGTGGCGACCACTGAAGGGTGA